AAGCTGCTCGAAAGGCTCTTCAATAATGGAACTGGTGACAAATTGGTAAAACACATCTACCGTACCGTCTAGACGGTTAATAGGGAGAGAGTAGCCAACTCCTATAGCATCGCTTCCGTTTGTGTTTCGATAGCCCAAGAAGAGAGCATCTCCCAAACCAAGAACATTCAGATGCTGAAACTGAACTTGCCTCTCGAATGAACTGACAGAAGGCGATCTGTTGTTGCTAAGTCCAACTGATACATTGATTGGGTTATTCAGCCTCGCATCGACATTGAGCGTTGATGCGCCGTACTCGCTACCTTCAGAAAATGTGACGCTAATTGTGTCGATCCTTGGATCGTTGAGCAAAAATCTCAACGACTTTTGAAGCTGTTGCTCCTGCACAACGCCCTTTACATCTGCTTTGAGCCGTCTTTTGATATAAGTCGATAGACGTGAGGATTTGACGTTTATCTTTTCTAAACGACCTTCAGCTATTGTGACGGCGACTGTTGCTCCTTCAAGATTGAGTTCTGCATTGTCTGACAACCTCAAGTAGGCAAATGTCGTAATGTATCCGTTCTCGGCATACAGTTCGCCGATCGCTGATTCTACTGCGCGCAGATCGTTGTTTGAAAGAGGCTTATTTCTAAATGGCTCTAAAACAGCTTGAACTTCTTCCTCAGCAATCACTGAGTTTCCTCGGACAACAAACTTATCAATAGTGAGCGTGAAGGGAATCGTAAGCTGGTTCTCTGGAAACTCTGGTGGAACGACTTGAATAGGGACATCCGGTACAACTTCAAATTCTGGAATTTGGCGATCTTGTGGTTGCTCTGGGGGTCTAATATCCGGGATTTGAGGAGCTTCTTGAGCAACAGAGCAAAGAGGAACACACAAAACCACCGAAACAGAGACAAATAACGGCCCAAATGTTGATTTTGCTGACATTGAAGCACACTAGTCATGACGTTATTGGATTTTTGAGGCAAGCTGTACGAGCAGCTTGGAACTGAATAGCCTCATTTGGATCTGACACCAATCGGACTGTTTTGCCATCTGGGTTGAGCTTCCAGCCCACAAAGCGTTTGAATTCTTCCTTCTCACCCGTCACTGGATCTGTGATCATTAAAGGCTTATCGGCTGGTTTTCCTTGTTCGTAGAATTTTAGCCTGCTGTCAGTATAGTCCGTACTGGCGACTGGTAAGCCAGCCGAACCAGCCATAGTCAACTCACTTTCTTCACCCGTTCTATTGCAGACTACTGCAATCTTCGGAACATCTGGAGGGAGTTCCACATCTGTAGCGGCCCTCAGTAGATCAACGTTGGGTGTGGTTATAGACACAATACCGTTGAAGGGTGCCCCAAGCTGAGAAGAAGCTGAGATGATTGATGAGGGAGTTTTGAAGATAACATCAGAATCAATAATGATGCTTCCACCACTGGCTTGTTCGGCATCAGCCGAAATAAAACTGTCTTCAATAATGAGAATATCGGAATTCAGGAATATATTACCACCAGCTCCAAAACCTGAAGCAGTCGAAGATATCTGACTTGCACCACTAAGCTGAGTTAATTCAGCATTGACATTTATGTTACCTCCTCTTCCAGAAGCGGCTATAGCAGCAATGGATGATTGTTGCTCCAAGTTAATAGATGAAGCCTGTACAAATATTTCACCCCCTACACCTGTGCCTTCATTTGTTACCGCTATGGAACCTCCATCAAATACTTTTAAGGAGTTTGTTTCGAGTGATACGGTTCCAGCGTCTCCAACTGGTACTGGAGGCAGAGCAAAGAAATCTTGAAGAAAAGGATTAAAGCGTTCAATTGCAGCATTGATTGTACTGCTGGAATTTATTCCTCCTTCAGAGCCAGAAACCTCTCCTCCAATTTCGATGGAATCGGTTGCTAAGACAAATATAGATCCGCTATTGCCAACGGAGCCAGGGACTGAAGTGATGCGTCCACCATCAATTAACTGTAGCGTTTCAGTATTTAATTCTACATCCCCTAAATTACCGCTAGCAGCAGAAAATCCACCTATGCTACTGCCAACAACGGTATTCGTCTCTGGATCAATAATTAATCCACCTGAGACAACAACGTTCTCTGCATTAATAGTAATATCTCCTCCTCTAGAAGCACTCGCTACTTGAGTTGCAATGTTGCCTCCTCCTAAGACTTTTAGATCACTGGTACTAATATCAATATCACCACCCAAGCCACCAACCGTAGCAGCGATGATTGCGCTTGGTGTAAAGCCGTTACCAAGAATATCTGGAAATATTTCTGTTGTGGAAACTTCGATACTATCTTCGACATCAATCCCAATGCTTCCGCCTTCTCCAGGACCGAATGTAACAGATGAAATAACACCAGCATTCTCAATATCTATACTCTTTGCACTTATATTTATATCAGGGCCACTTCCTGTAGAAAAGCCAACAGAAACTACCCCGCCAAAAATATAAAAATCTTCATTGACAAAACGCAGTAAATTTAGAGGATTTTCAATATTGCTAATTGAAAATGAATTTTGAGCATTTAGAGAAATACTACTGGTACTATTCTCTCCAATATTTCCACTGATAACTAAGGAGTTGTCAGAAATGTTTATATCTTTTGCAGATATAGATATACTTTGGTCTGCTATGCCTGTAGCATCAATAAGGGAGGTATTTCTAAAAGAAGCATCACCGAAAGACTGAACGTTGCTAAAGTCAAAACCCTCAAATCCTTGTCCATTTAGGCCGATAATTCCATCTTTTACACTGGCGATGTTTATATTTCCAGAAGGAGCTGTAAGTACTCCAGCGTCAAATAAAACATTGCCACCTAAAAGAGATATCGATTGTCCATCCGAAGAACGAAGGCCTGTATTGCTCTCACCCAAACCTATAGGTGCATTAATCATCGGTACAGTTCTTAAATCATGACCATCGCTACGAACTTCAATATCACTTGCATTTCTAAATGATAGGCTAATTGGATTTTGAACACTGAGTTTTCCAATTTCCACTGAACCTAAACTATTAAAAGACAAACCATTTGGAAAATCTATTCTATCTGAAGTAGAGGCAAGAAAAGATCCACCTATATCTATTGATGCTCCGCGCCCAAATACTACACCATTTGAGTTTAAAAAATACAAATTTGCACTTCCTGAAGACCCTAGCAAGCCATTTATTTGAGAAATATTTACACCAGTTACACGACTGAAAATATTATTAACTTCAGGACTAGTTTGAAACCTTGCTGTTTGACCATTCGGTATGCTGAAGCTTTCAAAGCTGTGAAATACATTCTTGTCCTGCCGTGTACCTTGAGTTATCGTTGAAGTATTGCCATTCACATTGACTACCGATTTCGTAGGCAAACTTCTGTCAGGAACGATTTGGGCATTTACGGTATTGCCCGTACTGAGAAGAAAGCCGTACATCAAAGCCACTAAGCTCAATTGCTTTAACATAGACATATTCAAGTTTTCCAAAATTTAATAGGCAATCCATCTTTAGGGTATAGGAATGGTATGGAACCCATCTTAATATTTCCGGTCTGCTCTAGCTTCCAATCATATTGACTTAGTAGGCAAATAGCGAAAATTTTCATTTCAAGGTTGGCAAACTCCTTACCTAAGCATTCCCTTACACCTCCTCCGTAAGGTATCCATGAATAACTCTGATCTATCTTCTTGTCAGAGCTTTTTGAAAAACGACTAGGATTGAACTGGGTATTATTTGGGTAAACTTTCTTGTTGTCATGAGAAGCAGTAATTGAATAAGAAACATACCAACCTTTTGGAAGCCGGTATCCACTAAATTCACAGTCCTGAACCACTTTTCTAGATGCTCCACCGACAGGAGGGTTTATTCTAAGTACTTCTTTTAATACCTGTCCTAAATAAACAGCGCTCTTCAGAGAATCATAGTCTATATTTTCATTAAGCTTAAGTCGATATATCTCTTCTCTGCATTTCAACTTTGTTGCTTCATCACGGCCAAGTAGCATGCAAAATGAAGATAGAGAAGAGGATAGCGTACCATGACCAGCCAAGAGAATCGTTAAGATCTGATGCTTCACTTCATCAATCTTCAGGGGGTTTCCAGATTCGTCTATGCTCGACAGTAAGATATCTAAAATGTCGTTCATATTCGATGGCCCATTATCCATCCTAGATTTTATTATTTTTTCTATTAATGCAAGTGATTCCTTCATACTATTCAATCCCTTATAATAGCTGCTTCCAGGGATCATGATTGGAAGAGAAAAAACGCCTTTTTCCCAGACAGAGAATCTTTTCTTTAAGTCAGTACTGGATGCGCTATCGATACCAATAAGTAGCTTTGAAGCAACGTCAAATGTATAGCTGTCAAGCTGATCATATAACCTAAAACTCTTTTTGTTTTCCCATTCTTTGAGATATTTATTAGTGATTTTAGTTATGCCAAAAGTATATTTTCTCAATGCCCGTGGCTTGAAAGCATCTGCCAATATTTTTCTTCGGCTTTGATGAATATTTCCCGACTGAATAGCAACCACATCTTCACCAAAAAGCCTTCTTATACTACTAGGTAAATAGCTCTCAAAGTACTTGTTCTCATTAGATAGTATAAACTTGTTCGCTTCTTCTCCAATCATTATTACTTGTGGCGCATCATAACCTATATACTTGATCCTGAATATAGGTCCATATTTTTTTATCTTATTTGCAATAAGATTAGGATCAAATAACAGTCTGAGCGTGTCACCAATAATAGGAAGTCCATCGTCACCAGGAGGGAGAGGTAAAATGCCTGTCGCCATCATATTTTATA
The sequence above is a segment of the Acaryochloris thomasi RCC1774 genome. Coding sequences within it:
- a CDS encoding ShlB/FhaC/HecB family hemolysin secretion/activation protein yields the protein MSAKSTFGPLFVSVSVVLCVPLCSVAQEAPQIPDIRPPEQPQDRQIPEFEVVPDVPIQVVPPEFPENQLTIPFTLTIDKFVVRGNSVIAEEEVQAVLEPFRNKPLSNNDLRAVESAIGELYAENGYITTFAYLRLSDNAELNLEGATVAVTIAEGRLEKINVKSSRLSTYIKRRLKADVKGVVQEQQLQKSLRFLLNDPRIDTISVTFSEGSEYGASTLNVDARLNNPINVSVGLSNNRSPSVSSFERQVQFQHLNVLGLGDALFLGYRNTNGSDAIGVGYSLPINRLDGTVDVFYQFVTSSIIEEPFEQLDIEGRSDFVQLTYRQPILRRTTDNKIEEVALGASLSHENSSLTSPVIPFPISEGSEDDGRTRITAIRFFQEWSKRQNTSSFGLRSQFSLGVDVASTDNQSSPDGQFFKWEAGARWSRKLPHNLTFNARANLQFSDRALLASEQFAFGGPTTVRGFRQNSVLSDNGFLASLELDIPVYSGKVGRFTLYPFFDVGTGFDNSESVIPTPGTLASVGIGLSYQLNDRLKATAEWGIPLINRPENRGTLQEEGIHLSIIWNPL
- a CDS encoding two-partner secretion domain-containing protein produces the protein MSMLKQLSLVALMYGFLLSTGNTVNAQIVPDRSLPTKSVVNVNGNTSTITQGTRQDKNVFHSFESFSIPNGQTARFQTSPEVNNIFSRVTGVNISQINGLLGSSGSANLYFLNSNGVVFGRGASIDIGGSFLASTSDRIDFPNGLSFNSLGSVEIGKLSVQNPISLSFRNASDIEVRSDGHDLRTVPMINAPIGLGESNTGLRSSDGQSISLLGGNVLFDAGVLTAPSGNINIASVKDGIIGLNGQGFEGFDFSNVQSFGDASFRNTSLIDATGIADQSISISAKDINISDNSLVISGNIGENSTSSISLNAQNSFSISNIENPLNLLRFVNEDFYIFGGVVSVGFSTGSGPDINISAKSIDIENAGVISSVTFGPGEGGSIGIDVEDSIEVSTTEIFPDILGNGFTPSAIIAATVGGLGGDIDISTSDLKVLGGGNIATQVASASRGGDITINAENVVVSGGLIIDPETNTVVGSSIGGFSAASGNLGDVELNTETLQLIDGGRITSVPGSVGNSGSIFVLATDSIEIGGEVSGSEGGINSSSTINAAIERFNPFLQDFFALPPVPVGDAGTVSLETNSLKVFDGGSIAVTNEGTGVGGEIFVQASSINLEQQSSIAAIAASGRGGNINVNAELTQLSGASQISSTASGFGAGGNIFLNSDILIIEDSFISADAEQASGGSIIIDSDVIFKTPSSIISASSQLGAPFNGIVSITTPNVDLLRAATDVELPPDVPKIAVVCNRTGEESELTMAGSAGLPVASTDYTDSRLKFYEQGKPADKPLMITDPVTGEKEEFKRFVGWKLNPDGKTVRLVSDPNEAIQFQAARTACLKNPITS
- a CDS encoding cytochrome P450; translation: MATGILPLPPGDDGLPIIGDTLRLLFDPNLIANKIKKYGPIFRIKYIGYDAPQVIMIGEEANKFILSNENKYFESYLPSSIRRLFGEDVVAIQSGNIHQSRRKILADAFKPRALRKYTFGITKITNKYLKEWENKKSFRLYDQLDSYTFDVASKLLIGIDSASSTDLKKRFSVWEKGVFSLPIMIPGSSYYKGLNSMKESLALIEKIIKSRMDNGPSNMNDILDILLSSIDESGNPLKIDEVKHQILTILLAGHGTLSSSLSSFCMLLGRDEATKLKCREEIYRLKLNENIDYDSLKSAVYLGQVLKEVLRINPPVGGASRKVVQDCEFSGYRLPKGWYVSYSITASHDNKKVYPNNTQFNPSRFSKSSDKKIDQSYSWIPYGGGVRECLGKEFANLEMKIFAICLLSQYDWKLEQTGNIKMGSIPFLYPKDGLPIKFWKT